The following coding sequences are from one Scomber japonicus isolate fScoJap1 chromosome 3, fScoJap1.pri, whole genome shotgun sequence window:
- the LOC128356010 gene encoding taste receptor type 1 member 3: MAAPFSVLVLYWVFRPSCSVSSPEWFQNISTSLFNLSGDIMLGGLFPINELTSNLSLRSEPNNISCERINDYGLGIALVMKYAVEEINGNQMLLPGIKLGYEIYDTCSKSAVIVKPTISFLAEKSSRMLSVECNYTNYETSMAAVIGPDTSEMVSVIGKLMGFFLIPQISFGATSDKFSDKLLYPSFLRTVPSDKYQVEAIMLLLKEFHWKWVAMVGSEEEYGKQGVQEFSKIAQNMSICVAYQGLIPVYTDPEPVVKTIAEKIKVANVGVVVVFAIPQSAEIFFKEIIRSNMTGVWIASTSWAIHNRLTSLPNIQKIGTILGFTDKTQNLDLFTPYTKELFTKMSQERMKMSPLVPKSNIPDSLCPQCWDLSPANVSLVEVPSVQRKAFSVYAAIYSVAQALHNMLGCNSKACTRGAETKIYPWKLLKILQNTSMDLKGTHVEFDRNGNPNIGYNLIEWVWKDSYLDFIPVGSFENELSINKSLFKWHTENKTVPQSTCSAECGSGQVHRVKGFHSCCFDCIDCVPGTYQANKDDIQCSKCPEGQWSLIRSTNCTKPTFNFLSWDKPEALIITLAVVLLLVCQGSVGVVFLRHRGTPLVMSSGGTLTFVVLLSLMGASLSLLLFLGQPGDVVCNLQLPFTSIFQTVALSIITSISLQIFVVTEFPQKVASHLHTIRGPVSWLFVMACCVVQAGFCGWFVQEGPSLSKYLATMKIDFVTAFLSCPVLPLIGYALMQGLNFVMALISFMCTFIAVKPLHQYNLARDITFSSLIYCVIWVTFIPVYIGLAEKSRSIVQISLTLAGIFGLVAAYYFPKCYLLLRKPELNTSEHFCTFLEGVPPTPSQEEPQSQPEAAQ; encoded by the exons ATGGCTGCACCTTTCAGTGTACTGGTTCTGTACTGGGTGTTTAGACCTAGCTGCAGTGTGAGTTCACCTGAATGGTTTCAGAACATTTCCACCAGCCTCTTCAATTTATCTGGGGACATTATGCTGGGAGGGCTCTTTCCCATCAACGAATTGACCAGCAACCTCAGCCTGAGGAGTGAGCCTAACAACATCAGCTGTGAAAG AATAAATGACTATGGACTGGGCATTGCTCTAGTGATGAAATATGCAGTGGAGGAGATCAACGGAAACCAAATGTTGCTCCCTGGCATCAAATTGGGTTATGAAATATATGACACATGCAGCAAATCTGCTGTCATTGTGAAGCCTACCATCTCTTTCCTCGCTGAAAAATCAAGCAGAATGTTATCTGTGGAGTGTAATTACACCAACTATGAGACCAGCATGGCAGCTGTCATTGGTCCTGATACCTCAGAAATGGTGTCCGTCATTGGAAAACTCATGGGATTCTTTCTGATACCACAG ATTAGCTTTGGTGCCACCAGTGACAAATTCAGTGACAAACTTCTCTACCCGTCATTCTTACGCACGGTGCCCAGTGACAAATATCAAGTGGAAGCCATTATGCTTCTGCTAAAGGAGTTTCATTGGAAATGGGTGGCAATGGTGGGCAGTGAAGAGGAGTATGGAAAACAGGGTGTTCAGGAATTCTCCAAAATAGCACAGAATATGTCTATCTGTGTGGCCTATCAGGGGCTGATTCCAGTATACACAGACCCTGAACCAGTGGTCAAAACCATTGCTGAGAAAATCAAAGTGGCCAACGTTGGAGTAGTAGTGGTCTTTGCTATCCCACAATCTGCAGAGATCTTTTTTAAAGAG ATTATCAGGAGTAATATGACTGGTGTTTGGATTGCCAGCACAAGTTGGGCCATCCATAACCGACTGACTTCCCTCCCCAATATCCAAAAAATCGGTACAATTTTAGGGTTCACTGACAAAACACAGAACCTGGATCTGTTCACCCCCTACACAAAGGAGCTCTTCACTAAAATGAGccaggagaggatgaagatgtcCCCTCTTGTACCAAAGTCCAACATTCCAGACAGTCTCTGCCCACAATGTTGGGACTTGTCacctgctaacgttagcttagtGGAAGTGCCCTCTGTGCAGCGCAAGGCTTTCAGTGTGTATGCTGCCATCTACAGTGTGGCACAAGCATTGCACAACATGTTGGGATGCAATTCGAAAGCCTGTACCCGTGGAGCTGAAACCAAAATCTATCCCTGGAAG CTACTGAAGATTTTACAGAATACTTCTATGGACTTAAAGGGCACGCATGTAGAGTTTGACAGAAATGGAAACCCAAACATAGGATACAATTTGATTGAGTGGGTTTGGAAAGACTCGTATTTGGACTTCATACCTGTTGGAAGCTTTGAAAATGAACTGTCTATCAACAAGTCTCTCTTCAAATGGCACACTGAAAACAAAACG GTCCCCCAGTCCACCTGTTCAGCAGAATGTGGGAGTGGCCAGGTGCACAGAGTCAAAGGCTTTCATTCATGCTGTTTTGATTGTATTGACTGTGTGCCAGGCACTTACCAGGCTAACAAGG ATGACATCCAGTGTTCCAAGTGTCCTGAAGGCCAGTGGTCCCTAATCCGTAGTACTAATTGTACTAAACCCACCTTTAACTTTTTGTCCTGGGACAAACCTGAGGCCCTGATAATAACACTGGCTGTGGTGCTGCTGCTAGTATGTCAGGGGTCAGTGGGTGTTGTGTTCCTGAGACACAGGGGTACCCCGTTAGTAATGTCCTCAGGAGGAACACTGACTTTTGTGGTTCTACTCAGCTTGATGGGAGCTTCCCTcagtctgctgctcttcctGGGGCAGCCAGGAGACGTGGTGTGTAATCTTCAGCTGCCTTTCACCTCCATTTTCCAAACAGTCGCACTCTCCATTATTACGTCCATCTCACTGCAG ATATTCGTCGTGACAGAGTTCCCACAGAAGGTTGCCTCTCACCTGCATACGATAAGAGGCCCCGTGAGCTGGCTTTTTGTAATGGCCTGCTGTGTTGTGCAGGCTGGTTTCTGTGGCTGGTTTGTTCAGGAGGGACCTTCACTATCTAAATATTTAGCAACTATGAAAATAGACTTTGTGACAGCTTTCCTGTCATGTCCTGTATTACCCTTGATAGGATATGCCTTGATGCAAGGTTTGAACTTCGTAATGGCCCTTATATCATTCATGTGCACCTTCATAGCAGTGAAACCACTTCATCAATATAACCTTGCCAGAGACATCACCTTTTCCAGCTTAATCTACTGTGTGATTTGGGTGACCTTTATTCCAGTCTACATAGGATTGGCTGAAAAGAGTAGGTCTATTGTTCAAATTTCTTTAACCCTGGCAGGCATATTCGGACTGGTTGCAGCTTACTACTTCCCAAAATGCTACTTGCTTTTGAGGAAACCTGAGCTTAATACCTCAGAGCACTTCTGTACCTTCCTAGAGGGTGTCCCACCAACACCATCTCAGGAAgagcctcagtcacagccagaggcAGCACAATAA
- the odad1 gene encoding coiled-coil domain-containing protein 114, translated as MPRGRSARSAHSDGSEMDMDGTAESEITKLQRQFRIMEGDRQAYNIQAREQIRKQQQEIQKLLTEQEELQQNLGACKSLSRQQQDSEDTQSLNALLEQRDMLEEELEKEKQCQKEIMKEISNIEMKLAELRKGEVNTSDTLRSEVRRTQKAIRTWEYKLDRALTRFNEQLTKNSHLREEMQTLHIERVRFQQLHNRLDKELQEVHKKIGEMINLSTAAYDARVEAQSKMTMMREKAVKDLAQYNAEMKELERVIAHECSLKEFMTTKCSERTSQDDGQEMGHRQLSELREQRRTDSGEESLDALEEVFERIQTVTGEDNLDMLVTRFIQVEDRNFALFNFVNEQNNEAEALRDQISQIQGEMEQFRVEGLQQEREHRSLLRDTDERQKETKSQAEDYEDQASIISKILDQVKTEVNSIFSKMECDRSVIEDMLGSSSGISENNIMSYLGLVEQRTNELLTIQAFLNSKDLEKDYNPKDLAKFLLGQNPEMLKENISIQPAVNSVEYDAGESPVTDEEERPLSQGELRKKIIKGVMLKESSARQAANKVSKTSQQFGSRQRSLEEAVI; from the exons ATGCCACGAGGAAGATCAGCCAGAAGTGCCCATTCAGATGGCAGCGAGATGGATATGGACGGCACAG CAGAATCAGAGATAACCAAACTGCAGAGACAGTTCAGGATCATGGAAGGAGACCGACAGGCCTACAACATTCAGGCTCGGGAGCAGATTCGCAAACAACA GCAGGAGATACAGAAGCTTCTGacggagcaggaggagctgcagcaAAACCTTGGTGCATGTAAAAGCTTGTCCCGACAACAGCAAGACAGTGAGGACACCCAGAGTCTCAATGCTCTATTGGAGCAGAGAGACATGCTAGAGGAGGAGTTGGAGAAAGAGAAGCAGTGtcaaaaagaaataatgaaagag ATCTCAAACATAGAGATGAAGCTGGCAGAGCTGAGAAAAGGGGAGGTCAATACTAGTGACACACTAAGATCTGAAGTACGACGGACTCAGAAGGCCATACGTACCTGGGAATACAAACTGGACAGA GCTTTGACCCGCTTCAATGAGCAGCTGACCAAAAACAGCCACCTGAGAGAGGAGATGCAGACTCTTCATATTGAACGTGTCCGTTTTCAGCAACTTCACAACAGGCTGGACAAG GAACTCCAAGAAGTCCACAAGAAGATTGGGGAAATGATCAATCTGTCTACTGCCGCTTACGATGCCAG GGTGGAGGCTCAGTCCAAGATGACCATGATGAGAGAGAAGGCAGTGAAGGATCTCGCCCAGTACAATGCTGAGATGAAAGAATTGGAAAGGGTCATTGCACATGAGTGTAGCCTGAAAGAGTTCATGACCACCAAGTGCAGTGAGAGGACTAGCCAAGATGACGGCCAGGAGATGGGACACAGACAAT TGTCGGAACtgagggagcagaggaggacGGACTCAGGTGAGGAGTCACTGGACGCTTTAGAGGAGGTGTTTGAGAGGATTCAGACTGTGACAGGGGAGGACAACCTGGACATGCTGGTCACCAGGTTCATCCAGG TTGAAGACCGAAACTTTGCACTCTTCAATTTTGTAAATGAGCAAAACAATGAGGCTGAAGCACTGAGGGATCAAATCAGCCAG ATCCAAGGAGAGATGGAGCAGTTTCGTGTGGAGGGTTTGCAACAGGAGCGAGAACATCGCTCTTTGCTGAGAGACACTGATGAGCGACAAAAGGAAACCAAGTCTCAAGCTGAGGACTATGAAGACCAAGCTAGCATCATAAGCAAAATCCTGGACCAGGTTAAAACAG AAGTGAACAGCATTTTTTCTAAGATGGAGTGTGACCGTTCAGTGATAGAGGACATGCTGGGCTCCTCTTCAGGGATCAGTGAGAACAACATCATGTCCTACCTGGGTCTGGTGGAACAGAGGACCAATGAGCTGCTCACCATACAAGCTTTCCTCAATTCTAAA GATCTGGAAAAGGACTACAATCCAAAAGATCTGGCCAAGTTTCTTCTGGGTCAAAATCCAGAAATGCTCAAGGAGAATATTAGTATCCAACCTGCAGTCAATAG TGTGGAGTATGACGCAGGAGAGTCTCCTGTCACTGATGAAGAAGAACGTCCACTTTCACAGGGGGAACTTCgcaaaaaaatcattaaaggg GTAATGCTGAAAGAGAGTTCAGCCCGGCAGGCAGCAAACAAAGTGTCAAAAACCAGTCAGCAGTTTGGCAGCAGGCAGCGCTCCCTGGAGGAAGCAGTAATCTAA